A segment of the Chryseobacterium scophthalmum genome:
AAGTAACCACTCCGTCTTTCACTGTAACGTTTGCAGGGAAAGAAACCGGGTTTGTTTTACCTTTTACTGTAAGATCACCTGTAACTGTACGGTTGTACGTTTTATCGTTGTTTTTCTTTACTGAAGTAATTTTGAAAGCCGCAGTCGGGAATTTTTCAACTTCGAAGAAATCTCCGTTTTTAAGGTGACCGTTTAATTTACCTTGCATTTCTCCTGAAACATCCGTTGCGTTGATAGAATTCATATCTAAAACGAAAGAACCTCCTGTGATTTCGTTTCCTTTCATTACTATGTTTCCTGATTTTACAGTAATAGTACCGTCGTGAGAACTTGCCTGAGATTTAGCAACTTTATAACCCCACCAGTGAACATCAGAGCTTACTACTTTTTTTGCCTGCCCGAAAGCTAATCCACTAGCTAAAACAGCTAATAAGAATATTTTTTTCATTGTAAATTTTTAAATGTTTATTAACGCTGCAAATGTAATTATCTTATTTAACAATTCATCTTGACATACATCAATAAAGATCATTTTTTGACATGAATAAAATCAGGCATAAAAAAACTCCGAATTTCTTCGGAGCTTATATTATTCTGTAAAATAGGCGGTGTAAAGTGCCGCACCATTAATACTTGTACTTTCTGTATTAACTACATAAATAGGAATATTCTTCAACATATCTTCCATCTTATCACTGATCTTGAATTTCTCATAGAATTTATCTTTATCGATATATTCTCTGATGATCTGCGGAATATCTCCTGCAATCAGTAATCCACCTGTAGCTTTCAGTTTTAAAGTAAGATTGTTGGCTTCTCTTGCCAAAAACTCCAGGAACGTGTCTAAAGCTATTCTACAGATCAACGCATCTTCGTGCATTGCTGCTTTGTAGATCTCTTCTGTAAAGTTTCCATTTGCCAAACGCTCAGAAAGCCATTCCGGTTCAGGATGTCTTTTTACATCTCTCAAAAATCGGTAGATATTAAATAAACCTGTTTTTGAAAGTACATTTTCCCAGCTTACAATTCCGTAGATATTATTTAAAAACTGATAAAATTCTACCTCAACATTGGTTCTCGGTGAAAATTCAGAATGCCCTCCTTCCGTTGCAAAAGGTCTTAAATATTTTCCGTCAAAGAAATATCCTGCTTCTCCCAAACCGTTTCCTGGCGCAAGAATAGCAACATTACCTTTTTCAAGATGACCGCTTGTATAGATTGCGTCCAAATCAGAATCATCCAAAAGACCAATTCCATAAGCAGAAGCTTCCTGGTCATTCAGCATATCTACTTTCTCGAAACCAAATTTGCTGCGGTATTCTTCTACATCTAAGCTCCAGTTTTTCAAACGTGCAGGATGACTTTTACCGTCAAGTACAGGTCCCGGAACAGAAATCCCAAGTCGCTGAACATTTTCAAGCTGAGAATCCTGAATAAACTTCGAAAGAACATCTGAAAAAGATGCATATTCTTTGGTAGGATAATTATTTTTAAATTTAAGTTCTATCCCGGAATTTCCTGAAATATAGTACGCAATGGTAGTTACGTCTTCTCTCAAATTAGCTCCGATAATAGAAATATTATCATTATTGGTATTTTTAACTCCCGGTAAATAGAGAGGAAATTTTGGATTTAAATTCATAATCGCAAATTTTATCAAATATAATAATTGTTTTGGTATTTTTTGTATGGGAACAAAAAACCTTTTCAAAAACTCGAAAAGGTTTGGTTAATAACTGATTATATTTTTGTATTTATTTTCCTAAAGGAATATTGTACGAAAATCCTGCTCCGATGCTTCCCACATTATAGTCCTGAGAAGCTGGTGATGCGATATCTCCGTTGCTTCCTGCAAAAACTTTTTGGTATTGTACATAGAAATTCCAGTCTCTGTTGTGATACCCGATTTCTGGTTTAAGATAAAAACCACCATCTGGTCTGTTTACTGTAGAATTGGTTGCTACTTTCTCATCACCTACCAAAAATCCATATCCTAAATCTGCTCCGAAATAAAATCCTGTCTGTTTAGGATACACTCTGAAAAGGGCTGCTACAGGAACAACTCCTACATCATTATTATTATATCCGTTGTTATCTTTTCCAAAATAATGAGTATAACCTGTTGCAATACCTAAACCAAAACCTGGAGTGATAAGATTTTGATACGCCACATCTACACCTACAGCAGCAGAAACGTTATCTGAAGGAACAGCAATACCTGCAGTTGCTCCTACTTTGATCATATTATTCATCTGAGCACTTTGCGCACTTACTAAACCGGCTGTTAAAATTCCAGCTGCTAAAATGGTTTGTTTAAACATTTTCATAACTCTGATTTTTTTAAATTTTACTACAAGGGCAGATGTAAAAATCATGCCAAAATAATTCAAACTTCTTAACATGAAAGCCTAGAAATTTCATAAAATAATGAAAATCAGTTATTTAAAATTATAAGTATTTAAATAGTTGTTTAACTTTACATTAAGGCAAACAATAAATCAATATTAATATTTGTTTATACAGTTTAACCTCAACTTTATTTCATCATCAAAAAACAAAATCAGGATTATGGCTGCTTCATTCATCAATAACAAACATCTTCTTTGGCGTGCTGGTTTCGGACCTGAGATTGGGCAGGTAAATGATTTGAAAACTAAAAACATCAAGACGATTTTAAAGGAAGTATTTAATGAAGAAACCTTCTCTCCTATTGTTTATGAAACTCCCGACATTGAACCCATTGAATACACAGACCCAAAAGCGACAGCCGAACAGAAAAGAGAGATCCAAAAAATAAATCAGAAGCAAAACAACGAATTGAATCTTAATTTTCTAAAAAAAATGACCGATAGCAAAGAACAACTCAGAGAGAAAATGGCTTTTTTCTGGCACGGACATTTTGCGACGAGAATCAATAATCCGAAATTCAATCAACAGCTTTTAAATACAATTCGCGAAAGATCTTTGGGAAATTTTAAAGATCTACTCTTTGAAGTGAGTCGTTCTCCTGCAATGCTTAGCTTTTTAAATAATCAACAGAATAAAAAAGATCATCCCAACGAAAATTTCGCCCGTGAAGTGATGGAATTATTCACAATGGGTCGTGGAAATTATACCGAAAAAGATATTCGGGAAGCTGCAAGAGCTTTTACAGGATGGGGTTATGATAAAGAAGGAAATTTTAATGAAAGAAAAAAACTTCACGACACCGACACAAAAACTTTTCTTGGAAAAACCGGAAATTTTACCGGAGACGATATTTTAAATATCATTTTGGAGCAAAAATCTACTGCAGAATTTATTACAACAAAAATCTATACGTTTTTCGTCAATGAAAAGCCTGATCCCGGTAGGATTAAAAATCTAAGCGAAGACTTTTACCAATCCGGATATGACATCAAAAAACTGATGTCTGAGATCTTTTCAAGCTCATGGTTTTATGACAAAAAAAATATTGGCAACCGTATAAAATCTCCCACAGAATTGTTTGCCGGAATGATGAGAATGCTTCCCATGAATATTCAAAGCCCTGAAAACATTACGGTTTACCAAAAACTTTTAGGTCAGATGTTACTTTACCCACCCAATGTTGCAGGTTGGCCTAATGGAAAATCGTGGATTGACAGCTCTACTTTAATGTTAAGACTTCAGATTCCGCAAATCTGGTCGGGTTTACGTCCTATGGAATATTCAGCAAAAGAAGATGACGATATGGAAATGGGAATGAAATCACGGGAAGCTTTAAATAAAAGCTTCAAAAACCCGAATATAATTATCGACTGGACGAAAATTGACCAAGCTTTAGCGCAGAAAAAAGCAGAAGATTATTTGATCGTCAACTCAGAATCATTGGATATGGACATTGTGAATCAGTTTTCAGATAAAAGTATTAAAATGAATGTGATTAATCTGATGTCTACACCGGAATATCAATTAATGTAGTTTTGAGATCGCAGGCTGCAGATTTTAGCTAAAATTTTTCCTCTGCAACCTAATATCTTTAACCTAAAACCTAAATTTATGATCATAAAGAGAAGAGAATTTTTAAAGATAAGTTCATTGGCAACGGCATCCTTATTGGTTCCGAATTTTTTGCAGTCGATGACTTTAGATAATGCTTTGAATCCAAGTCAGAAGATATTGATTGTTCTGCAGTTTACTGGTGGTAATGATGGTTTAAACACAATTATTCCTACAAAAAACGATATTTATTTTAAAGAAAGAAATACTATTGCGGTCAAAGATTCATTAGCTTTAAATGATGAAACGGGAATAAATCCTTCGTTGTCTTATTTTAAAGAATTGTTTGACAATGGTGAACTTTCCCTGATGAATAATGTGGGTTACCCAAATCCTGATAAATCGCATTTCAGAAGCATGGATATTTGGCATTCTGCAAGTAAAAGCGATGAATTTCTGGAAACAGGATGGCTCGGAAGATTTTTGGATGAAGAATGTTATCAATGTGAGCATCCAACGCAGGCTTTGGAAGTTGATGATATGCTAAGTCTCGCTTTAAAAGGAGAAAACAACAAAGCTTTTGCTTTTAAAGATCCCAAAAAACTGTATCAAACCAGTCAGGAAAAATATTTTAAATCATTGTACAATAATGACCATCATCACGATGACGAAACCGTTACTTATTTATACAAAACTTTAGGCTCTACGATCAATAACGCTAATTATATTTTCGAAAAAAGCAAAGCAAAAAAATCGACTCAAGAATATCCGAATTCTAAATTGGGAAAAGACTTTAAAACGGTGGCATCATTGATTAAATCTGATATCAACACACAGGTTTATTATCTTTCTATCGGAAGTTTTGATACCCACGTCAATCAAAATGAAAGACAACAAAAGCTGTTTGGGGAAATAAACGATGCCGTAAAATCGTTTGTTGCCGATATGAAATCGAACGGATTATTTAATGATATTTTACTCATGACTTTTTCAGAATTCGGAAGACGTGTTGCCCAAAATGCAAGCAAAGGAACCGATCATGGAACAGCCAATCAAATGTTTTTTATCAGCGGAGGATTAAAAAAGAAAGGAATTCTAAATGCTTTTCCCGATTTACAAAATCTTAATGAAGGAGATTTAATTTATACCGAAGATTTCCGAAAAGTTTATGCAACGGTTCTTAAAAACTGGCTGAATGCAGATTCATCAAAAGTTTTGGGCTGGAAAAACGGAATTTATGATTTTATTTAATTAAGCTAAAAATTCACTTATCTTATATTATTCTTAGTTCATCGCTTTATTTCCTTAGTTCAAAAAAGAGTTCTTGATTCAAACCCGTGCTCATGATATTTTTGCTTCATAAAATCAGACAATTATGACAGAAAAACGTATCAACAGAGAACTTATATTTTTAAGAGCTTTTGCCTTTTCTATGACCATTGCAATTTTCTTTTTAGTTAATTCAGCTTTTAAAAGTAACGGAAATCAAAAGTTTTCAGAAATCGATGTGGAAAGAATTAATATCGTAGAAAAAGATGGTACTGTTAAAATGGTAATTACCAATGTAGATCGCTTTCCAAACGGAAAAATCAAAATCAACGGTGTTTACACCAACGAAAAGCGTAAAAAACGTTCCGGAATGCTATTCTTTAATGAAGAAGGCCTGGAATGTGGTGGCTTTATCTATGACGGTAAGAAAAACGCAGATGGTCACTCTTCAGGACTTTCATTCACGCATGATCAATATGACGGTGATCAAATCATGCAATTGTTATCTGAAGATTATCAGAAAGGCAATGAAAGGTTTGTAGGAAGCAGTCTTACATTCAACGATCGTTCTAAAAATGAATCTCAGAGAACTAAAAATTTTGAACAAGGAACACCAAGAATTATGCTTGGAAAATCTCGCGGACAAAGAGATGGATTGTTCCTTTTTGATGCAAAAGGATTGACTAAAGCCATGTTTTATGTAGACAAAGAAAACAAAGCAAAGCTCGATTTTTATGATGATAAAGGAAATATTACAGCTTCATTTCCCGAAGATTCTTCAAAATAAACAGTAAACACATTTTCAATTATAAAATTTATAAATAGTTCTGTATTTTTATAGAACTATTTTGTTGTAACAAAATCATGAAGAAAATTTTAACCGAAATACAGCAGAACAAATACTTTTTACTTTTTATTTTTCTATTTTCTTATGTGCAAACCATAGAAATCCGTTTTCAGACAGAAAGAGAGATCAACTGGTACACTTTCACACCGGAAGCTCCCATTTTGTATTTTGTAAACGCCGGTATTCTCTTTCTGATTATGCGTTTTCTGATGATGTATTGGCAAAAATCAGACAGTTTCAATTTTAAAGAAATTTTTAAAATTTTTGGAACTTCCCTTCTTCTGTATTTAGTGATACTTAATATTTTCAAACTTATTATCGCTTTTATTTTTAATACTTTTGAAAGGAATTTTAATGCACAAACATTTCTCAACAATGCCATTTCAGATTTTTTGAATGCTTTTATTTACGGAAGTTTTTTTCTTGCTTTTTATTATTACCAAAAAAATCAAAGAAACCAGAAACAGATTGCAGCTTTTAATGAAATGCTTTCCGAGACCAAGATCAATCAGCTTAAAAACCAACTCAATCCCCATTTTTTATTTAATAATCTTAATATTCTCGACCAGCTTATTGAAGAAGATAAAACACAAG
Coding sequences within it:
- a CDS encoding sensor histidine kinase; the encoded protein is MKKILTEIQQNKYFLLFIFLFSYVQTIEIRFQTEREINWYTFTPEAPILYFVNAGILFLIMRFLMMYWQKSDSFNFKEIFKIFGTSLLLYLVILNIFKLIIAFIFNTFERNFNAQTFLNNAISDFLNAFIYGSFFLAFYYYQKNQRNQKQIAAFNEMLSETKINQLKNQLNPHFLFNNLNILDQLIEEDKTQASDFLNEFADIYRYVLQVSDKKLVEIDEELAFVKKYFKLIQHKYGKSYQLEIQSHQSKGFIVPLSLQLLLENAIQHNFGTETKPIFITISIDENLTVSNNIIQKRNTKSPSGKALKNLNEQYLLLTENQIKIQNTNDQFSITLPIIQKV
- a CDS encoding YceI family protein gives rise to the protein MKKIFLLAVLASGLAFGQAKKVVSSDVHWWGYKVAKSQASSHDGTITVKSGNIVMKGNEITGGSFVLDMNSINATDVSGEMQGKLNGHLKNGDFFEVEKFPTAAFKITSVKKNNDKTYNRTVTGDLTVKGKTNPVSFPANVTVKDGVVTLTSNKFSFDRQKFDVAYKSSMKDVFVKDEIEMTVKVSAK
- a CDS encoding DUF1800 domain-containing protein, whose translation is MAASFINNKHLLWRAGFGPEIGQVNDLKTKNIKTILKEVFNEETFSPIVYETPDIEPIEYTDPKATAEQKREIQKINQKQNNELNLNFLKKMTDSKEQLREKMAFFWHGHFATRINNPKFNQQLLNTIRERSLGNFKDLLFEVSRSPAMLSFLNNQQNKKDHPNENFAREVMELFTMGRGNYTEKDIREAARAFTGWGYDKEGNFNERKKLHDTDTKTFLGKTGNFTGDDILNIILEQKSTAEFITTKIYTFFVNEKPDPGRIKNLSEDFYQSGYDIKKLMSEIFSSSWFYDKKNIGNRIKSPTELFAGMMRMLPMNIQSPENITVYQKLLGQMLLYPPNVAGWPNGKSWIDSSTLMLRLQIPQIWSGLRPMEYSAKEDDDMEMGMKSREALNKSFKNPNIIIDWTKIDQALAQKKAEDYLIVNSESLDMDIVNQFSDKSIKMNVINLMSTPEYQLM
- a CDS encoding DUF1501 domain-containing protein, giving the protein MIIKRREFLKISSLATASLLVPNFLQSMTLDNALNPSQKILIVLQFTGGNDGLNTIIPTKNDIYFKERNTIAVKDSLALNDETGINPSLSYFKELFDNGELSLMNNVGYPNPDKSHFRSMDIWHSASKSDEFLETGWLGRFLDEECYQCEHPTQALEVDDMLSLALKGENNKAFAFKDPKKLYQTSQEKYFKSLYNNDHHHDDETVTYLYKTLGSTINNANYIFEKSKAKKSTQEYPNSKLGKDFKTVASLIKSDINTQVYYLSIGSFDTHVNQNERQQKLFGEINDAVKSFVADMKSNGLFNDILLMTFSEFGRRVAQNASKGTDHGTANQMFFISGGLKKKGILNAFPDLQNLNEGDLIYTEDFRKVYATVLKNWLNADSSKVLGWKNGIYDFI
- a CDS encoding glucokinase, whose translation is MNLNPKFPLYLPGVKNTNNDNISIIGANLREDVTTIAYYISGNSGIELKFKNNYPTKEYASFSDVLSKFIQDSQLENVQRLGISVPGPVLDGKSHPARLKNWSLDVEEYRSKFGFEKVDMLNDQEASAYGIGLLDDSDLDAIYTSGHLEKGNVAILAPGNGLGEAGYFFDGKYLRPFATEGGHSEFSPRTNVEVEFYQFLNNIYGIVSWENVLSKTGLFNIYRFLRDVKRHPEPEWLSERLANGNFTEEIYKAAMHEDALICRIALDTFLEFLAREANNLTLKLKATGGLLIAGDIPQIIREYIDKDKFYEKFKISDKMEDMLKNIPIYVVNTESTSINGAALYTAYFTE